From the genome of Triticum aestivum cultivar Chinese Spring chromosome 3B, IWGSC CS RefSeq v2.1, whole genome shotgun sequence, one region includes:
- the LOC123072518 gene encoding protein FAR1-RELATED SEQUENCE 5 isoform X1: MIALDDRFAFCAQVDDDNRLKSLMWTTGRSRSLYNHFGDAITFDTTYGTNIYKMPFGMFVGVSNHFESVIFAGVFLTNEKEENFCWAFKQFVAMMGRKHPVTILTDQAGAIGNAVLKEFPHAQHRWCKWHVLKRAHELLGAVYSKHKTFADDFHKLVNHMLTVEEFEDAWDFVTVKYGLQEHPFMTRAYECRHKWAKPYFSKVFCARMCSTQRSECANFMLKIHIVCNSSINAFITQYTKLIDDRESCDADAERKNKQKIIKVHFGYPMEKHTSVIYTAKVYNLFKKELIKSKSYLVLPSLEEHTFVVKHVQAESRESWSKVIYKIKVDESIGYYTCECGLYEHFGVLCSHVLAIFVNRGVCKISDCHIMKCWTKQARSSTFNNKLEKYICDTNEESRSFRHKLLYFAAIDIVNEAEIDPDAFAIAKSNFTRCKKELHEHRLSKTTTCQVGYGSIPEHEVTTQSGIQQEDDEVGDSCLQIVDTARNLSIPVSSILAPAILKKNGRP; this comes from the exons ATGATAGCACTGGACGATAGATTTGCTTTTTGTGCacaggttgatgatgacaacaggCTTAAGTCGCTAATGTGGACTACTGGAAGGAGTAGATCATTATATAATCACTTTGGAGATGCAATAACTTTTGACACTACTTATGGAACAAACATCTACAAAATGCCTTTTGGTATGTTTGTAGGAGTTAGTAACCACTTTGAGAGCGTAATATTCGCTGGAGTTTTCTTGACTAATGAGAAGGAAGAGAATTTCTGTTGGGCTTTTAAGCAATTTGTTGCTATGATGGGACGAAAACACCCAGTTACTATTCTTACAG ATCAGGCTGGAGCAATTGGAAACGCAGTCCTGAAAGAGTTTCCTCATGCACAACATAGATGGTGCAAATGGCACGTTCTGAAGAGGGCTCATGAACTTCTTGGTGCTGTGTATAGCAAGCACAAAACATTTGCCGATGATTTCCATAAGCTAGTGAACCACATGCTAACTGTAGAAGAGTTTGAAGATGCCTGGGATTTTGTTACGGTGAAATATGGTTTGCAGGAACATCCTTTCATGACTAGAGCCTACGAGTGTAGGCACAAATGGGCGAAACCATATTTTAGCAAAGTTTTCTGTGCCAGAATGTGTAGCACTCAACGTAGTGAGTGTGCAAACTTTATGCTAAAGATACATAttgtatgcaattcttcaataaaTGCATTCATTACACAGTACACTAAGCTTATAGACGATCGTGAGAGTTGTGACGCAGATGCTGAAAGGAAGAACAAACAG AAAATAATTAAGGTACATTTTGGATATCCAATGGAGAAGCATACTTCAGTTATCTATACTGCGAAGGTTTATAATCTATTCAAGAAGGAGCTCATTAAGTCAAAATCATACCTTGTGCTTCCTAGCTTGGAGGAACATACTTTTGTTGTAAAGCACGTCCAGGCCGAGTCTAGGGAATCATGGTCGAAAGTTATATACAAAATCAAAGTAGACGAGTCTATTGGATATTACACTTGTGAATGTGGACTTTACGAACATTTTGGTGTTCTTTGTAGCCACGTCCTAGCG ATTTTTGTGAACAGAGGTGTCTGCAAAATCTCCGATTGTCATATAATGAAGTGTTGGACAAAGCAAGCCAGGTCATCTACTTTCAACAATAAGTTGGAGAAGTATATCTGCGACACGAACGAGGAATCGAGATCATTTAGGCACAAGTTATTATATTTTGCTGCAATAGATATAGTGAATGAAGCTGAAATTGATCCAGATGCTTTTGCAATAGCAAAGTCTAATTTTACTCGCTGCAAGAAGGAATTACATGAGCACAGACTTTCAAAGACAACTACATGCCAGGTCGGATATGGATCAATCCCTGAACATGAAGTAACTACACAGTCTGGTATTCAACAGGAAGACGATGAAGTTGGTGATTCATGTCTTCAAATAGTTGATACCGCAAGAAATCTCTCTATTCCGGTTTCTTCAATTCTTGCACCTGCTATACTGAAGAAGAACGGTAGACCATAA
- the LOC123072518 gene encoding protein FAR1-RELATED SEQUENCE 5 isoform X2: MDSERDSIPGSFMELLNMVEQPMSNFNQENTMNSVPEESSCFSDRPYCSEDTDVLSRPNLRVDTYDYVDDSNEVQSSLEFMKEKVAIADTISAPENLDEQYLFSAYNVQIEESDSNERYLEGGQVGSVEHGIRSFCEDTSVQMLRPVVGMKFSSKAEAYDFYNTYSWVLGFSIRNGDNYINCNGVQTMQELICQRAGITKNTKYATTRCGCKATLRVHLNEYSEWYVKVFREEHNHFLVQSCSEKKHLHSHQHIDKTIRDLIKNLRENNVSLTRANSIVAGFYGSTKKVPFCK; the protein is encoded by the exons ATGGATAGTGAGAGGGACAGCATCCCAGGCAGTTTTATGGAACTACTAAACATGGTTGAGCAGCCCATGTCAAATTTCAATCAAGA AAACACTATGAACTCAGTACCCGAAGAAAGTTCTTGCTTTTCTGATAGACCTTATTGTTCAGAAGACACTGATGTACTTTCGAGACCTAACTTAAG GGTGGACACTTATGATTATGTAGATGACTCAAATGAAGTTCAGTCCAGTCTTGAATTTATGAAAGAAAAGGTTGCGATTGCTGATACGATTTCTGCCCCTGAAAATCTTGACGAGCAGTACTTATTTTCTGCATACAATGTTCAGATTGAGGAGTCTGATTCTAATGAACGATACCTTGA AGGAGGACAAGTTGGATCTGTGGAACACGGGATTAGAAGTTTTTGTGAAGACACATCTGTTCAAATGTTAAGGCCGGTTGTTGGTATGAAGTTTTCATCAAAGGCAGAAGCATATGACTTCTACAATACATATTCTTGGGTGCTTGGTTTCAGTATTCGGAATGGTGATAATTATATTAATTGCAATGGCGTACAGACAATGCAGGAATTAATTTGCCAACGAGCA GGAATCACCAAGAATACTAAATATGCAACAACTAGATGTGGTTGCAAGGCAACACTCAGGGTACATCTTAATGAATATTCAGAATGGTATGTCAAAGTTTTTAGGGAGGAACACAATCATTTCCTTGTCCAATCTTGCAGCGAGAAGAAGCACCTGCATTCACATCAACATATTGACAAGACAATAAGAGATTTAATAAAGAATCTTCGGGAGAATAATGTTTCACTAACGAGGGCTAATTCTATAGTAGCAGGTTTCTATGGCTCAACAAAGAAAGTACCATTCTGTAAGTGA
- the LOC123072518 gene encoding uncharacterized protein isoform X3, which produces MDSERDSIPGSFMELLNMVEQPMSNFNQENTMNSVPEESSCFSDRPYCSEDTDVLSRPNLRVDTYDYVDDSNEVQSSLEFMKEKVAIADTISAPENLDEQYLFSAYNVQIEESDSNERYLEGGQVGSVEHGIRSFCEDTSVQMLRPVVGMKFSSKAEAYDFYNTYSWVLGFSIRNGDNYINCNGVQTMQELICQRAGITKNTKYATTRCGCKATLRREEAPAFTSTY; this is translated from the exons ATGGATAGTGAGAGGGACAGCATCCCAGGCAGTTTTATGGAACTACTAAACATGGTTGAGCAGCCCATGTCAAATTTCAATCAAGA AAACACTATGAACTCAGTACCCGAAGAAAGTTCTTGCTTTTCTGATAGACCTTATTGTTCAGAAGACACTGATGTACTTTCGAGACCTAACTTAAG GGTGGACACTTATGATTATGTAGATGACTCAAATGAAGTTCAGTCCAGTCTTGAATTTATGAAAGAAAAGGTTGCGATTGCTGATACGATTTCTGCCCCTGAAAATCTTGACGAGCAGTACTTATTTTCTGCATACAATGTTCAGATTGAGGAGTCTGATTCTAATGAACGATACCTTGA AGGAGGACAAGTTGGATCTGTGGAACACGGGATTAGAAGTTTTTGTGAAGACACATCTGTTCAAATGTTAAGGCCGGTTGTTGGTATGAAGTTTTCATCAAAGGCAGAAGCATATGACTTCTACAATACATATTCTTGGGTGCTTGGTTTCAGTATTCGGAATGGTGATAATTATATTAATTGCAATGGCGTACAGACAATGCAGGAATTAATTTGCCAACGAGCA GGAATCACCAAGAATACTAAATATGCAACAACTAGATGTGGTTGCAAGGCAACACTCAGG CGAGAAGAAGCACCTGCATTCACATCAACATATTGA